TTGACACAGTATTCTTTTTAGATATAACTTTAAAAACATTTGCAACAACTTTTGTTAATACATCTGTATTAGTAACATAATAACTTAATATAGCATCTGACGGTGGAATATAACTTAGAAAAATATCCTTATTCTTTTTGATATTTTCCCTAATTCTAAGCATTACCATATTATCATGAACAAAAAGATCCTTCTCTGTACCTTCTAAAATTTCAAATGTATTCCTAGAATCAGTTTTTGAAACATTTGATATTCTACTCTCTATTTTACTTTCTATAATTGGTTTTAATATTGTTGTAACAATCTCTACTAAAGATTTAGTATCAGTTGTCAAAGTTATTGTCTTACCTTTCTTAATAGCTTCAATAGAACATGTATAAACTAGATTAAAAATTTCTTTATAAGCAATTTCAAAATTTTCAAGAAACTCTTCACTTATACCAAATTTATTCGCAAAAACATCTTTCATTACACCATCTGTAAAAATTGGTTTCTGCAATTCTTTTAGTTTAGTAGAAAATAATGCATTGAATATTTTGATTTGAGCATTTGGATCAAATTCTAATTTTTGCGCATTATTTTCTGTATCCTGTGAACTAACCAACTGTTCGTTTTCAAACAATCTAAATAATTCATTACTCATAACTAAACCTCATACACATTTTTTCAAAATTAGAAACTATATCTACTTCTATCTTTCTCCACAATATTTCTTACTCTACCTAAATCTCTCGGAAACTCAGTGCCTCTATTAGTGATATTAAATTCCATTTTCTTTGGTAAGAAAAAACTCTCAACAACTTCTAGAGCTAAATTAATATCAAATTGTTTACAAGAAAAAATATCTAAGGAGAAATATTCTTTTTCTGGAAATGTATGTATTGATATATGACTTTCAGCTATAATAACAAAACCAGAATACCCTCTATCCTCTAGTTTCTTATCACTACTATAGTAGATAACATATGGTTCCGTAATTTTAGTCATACCTATCTTGTCTGGAACTGTATGTAGGAAATCGAACAATTTTTCTTTACTATCAAGTATTTGTTTGTCACTACCATACCCATCAACCATTAAATGTGGACCAAACCCAATCATTCTAATACCTCTATATTACACATAGTTATAGCTATAGTAATTATACATTACCATATAATAATCTAATTTTCTAAGCAACATATCATATTTTCTTTGGAAATGTGGATTGGTTAGATATGCTTCTAGGATTTTGGATTCAGATTCTTTACCAAACATCTTAGCTACCATTCTAAATGGAAATGTTATTATCTTACCTATAGGTTTTAATAATCTCCTTAAAAATGGTATCTTCATTATCATTATTACTAAAAGAATAAAAACTGCAAGTATTATACCAAATGCATACTTATTCTGACCTGGATTCTTTACTGCATCAAAAATTATTCTTATCATTCTCTTAGCTTTATCCATTGGTTTTAGGTTTTTAAAATCATTTCCTGCTAATTTAAGAAAATCATTTTTTACTTTACCAACAAACTTAGATATAAAATTCTTATCTTTAACTGCTTCGGTTATTACCTTCTGTATTATTATTTTTAATCTCTCATTATTATTCTCAGTTAAATAATAAAGAACAGTCTTTTTAAAAGTATCAATATCAAAATTTGTAATAACATCTGGGTGGTCATCAAGAAGTTTCTGAAGAAATTTATTAAGATTCATAATATTTTTTACAGTAATATCTGCGTTAATTTTAGTTAAGAGATTGATATAGTTATTATTTCTCAATACTTCATACAAGTTTTTATCATACCCTTCACTTGTAGTACCAAAATATTTCTTAAATTCTTCAGATTCTATAAGACTTTTAACGAGTGAATCTAATATACCATATTTTTCTATTTCACTTTTAACTTGTTGAGAATCTTTAGGTTTAGTTAAAACTTTGGATAAACTATCTAAAATAACATGTCTTATCTTGAAATGAGTTTTCATAAACCGAATTTGATTAAATTTCTTAGTATTCTTTTTTACATCTTCCGGTACTTCATTATAATTATCTAAATCACTAAGATTTATCATAAAAGTATTATTATCTTTATCACTATCTGTTCTGTCATCATTTAAGTTTAAGGAAAAAGAAACTTCACCTTTAGGTTTTAAAATATTTAGTGATAACGCAAAATTTTTAACAATAGAGTAAGTAGATTTGAGTTTTTCTTGTATATTTTGTGAAGTATTACTTTGTTTAGAAATATTATTACCTTCATTTTCTTCTAAAAAGTACATCATATCTGCTCCTAAATTAGACATTCTTTCTTAAAAACTATAATAGATTTTTCAGAACTGTTAGAAAAGATATAGAGATGGATAATTACTACATTCAGTTTAGTCTAATAACATTCATCTCTATTTCCTCAGATAATTGGATAATATCTTCTCTATGTGTTACTATAAGTATAATATGGTCATCTAATTTTGATAAGAAATATAACACATTATACACATTATTGTAATCTAATCTATCCAATAATTCATCAAAAATAATTATCTTCGGAACAACACAGTTTAGAGATTCTAATAGTTTTCTATAGATAAATAAACTTATGATTATACCAACTACTTTCTCTCCAGAACTTAATTCTTCAAACTGTACTTCAGACCCATATGAATTTTTAAATATAATTCCAACTTTTTCATCATCTACATAAGCTGTTAATTTGATAGGTAAATCTGTTATTACAGATGATAGAGTGTTGATTTTATCAACTATTCTAGATAATACAAATTGTCTAATTTTCTTTTTATCTAATAGTCTATCTAATATATCTTTTGTAATTAACTTCTCTGTTAATTTATTCTCAAGTTGTTTTTTCTTCTTGGTTATATTTTGTATATCCTTTTGTAACTTTAAAATTTCGTTATCTAGAGATTCGATAAATTTAGTATAATAGTCTAATTTCTGTTGATATTTTCTTAAATTATCTATATCAGTTACTTGTTTTTTAACTATGTTATATTTGTTTATAAGTTGTGAATAACTACTGTAACCATAACTAATAGCAACATCATCATTAGTTATAGATATAGTATTTAGTTGAGAAGTTAGGGTATCTATTATATGGTTTAACTTTTCAAAAGAAGGTAAATATTTACTTTTAATCTGCTCTACTTTATCTAGATATTCATTTCTTTTTAAAGCTATTTCATCATCTCTTTCTTTTTCTAACCTTTTAATTTCAGATATAACTTTATTCTTTTCAGTAATTAAATTATTCATCTCTTTTTCTAAATGAACTTTATCTACTTTAGAATTACAAACTGGACAGGTTGAATTTGGTAATGAATGGAGATTTTGCAATTTTGTTAGTTGTGTATCTATGTTTGAAATATTACCTTGTAATGAAGCAATTTCTAAGTTATATTTATTCTGTATCTCATTTAGCAAATTTGAGTAATAATTTTGTAATTCTTGTACTTCTATATTATATTGGTTTTGTATGTTACCAATCTCTTGTCTGTTTTTCATAATCTCTAAATTAATACTCTGTCTTTTCTCTTCTAAGAATTTGTTTTTTAATTGTATAAAATTACTCATAATGTAGTTTAATTGAGTATACTTTTCTAATATCTCATCTTGATTTATAGGTAGAGATTTTATAAGTTCATCTATAGTAGATTTAATAATAGTTAGTTCATCTGAATACTGTTGTCTTTGATTTTGTTTTTCTATGGATTGATTTTGATAGTTAGTTATAACAAATTCACAACTAGTTATTTCAGATTGGATAGATGCTATTTCTTTTTCTACTAAATCTTTTACTTTTTTCATTTTCTCATAATAATCGTCTAGATTAATATAACTTGTAAAATCAATCTTATCTAGTAAATTAGCATAGATTAGTTTCATAACTTCAGAATCAAAAACTTCGTCTATAGAAGATAATTTGGTATTATTAAGATATATTTCAGTTAAATTCGGATATTCTCTTCTTATCTGCAACTTGTTATATTCTGTATCTTCTAATATTACTTCAATTTCCCCCCTCTTCTCCCCTCTAGTGATAAGTTTCTTTAATGTAATAGTAGAAGAAGGTACCCTACCATACATACCTATGTATGGTGAAGATACCAAAGTTGATTTTCCAGTTCCATTATTTCCTACAATAAGGTTTATACCTTTATAAAATTCAAATTCTTTATCTTGAAATGTTCTTATATTATTCAGCCTAACTTTTAGGTACTGTAGATTTTTGAACATATTTTGCATACCCCTAGAAGTTATTTAACATCATATAACATATGAATTCTTGGTGAGAAATTAACATTCTTTTCTCTACAAAATTCAATAGTTTCTTTATAATTTCCAAATTTATCTTCTTGAGATGTTAATGGCATTATAGCTGTTTTAGACAACATTTCATAACCATATAGTTCTTTAACTTTATCTATAAACTGAGATAAAAATCCTTTTGTTAATGGATCATAAACGAGTTTAATATAAACATGTCTTAAATTTACATACTCTTTAAGTGTCATTAGATAAAGAAATGATTGTTTAGTAGTTCCAACATCGATAAACTTCGGACTCCATACATAATAGAAATCTCTAAAATCAAATTCTTTAGTTAATCTCTTATCTAATGACGATTTAAAGATTAATCCATTTGTTTGGACAGTTATCTTATCTACATATGTAGAAGTTGATAGAATCTCTGATATTATGGTATAAATTTTAGAACTATGTAATCCAGGTTCTCCACCTGTTATCATTAAATTTCTTGTTCTAGTAACACTTTCTAGAATCTGGTCTAATTTAACAGAAACTTTAGCTTCACTAAAATCAGTATCACACCAAGAACATTGTAGATTACAATGAGCAAATCTTAACATAGTTATAAAACTACCAACAAATGGAAATTCACCTTCAAATGTTTCACAAAAATCAACTAATTTAATTTCACTACCAACATTTTCTAAAACATCAAAGTCCATTATAGATACCTCCATGAGTTTTTTTGAATTTCAAATATGTTTGTATTATTTAACTTTATCTAATAATATAGTAAGAAGACCTCCACCTCTATAGGCGGTGGGTAGTTGACTTGGAACTAGATAATATCTTATATACTTATCAACATCTACATATATACTAACTTCATCTAAAGAAAATTTTCTAGAATTAGTTAACTCAACATACTGGTTATAAGTTATATAATTTAGAATTGGAACTATTGGTTTATTAGCCTTTTGATTATATCCTAACTTTGGAATTAATAATTTGGAATAATCAGTTGTATTTATAGATTCTAACGTGATACCTAAGAAAGAAAGTGATTTAGTTAATGAACTTTTTATTCCTCTGAAATTATCAACAAAATGATTTAGAT
The nucleotide sequence above comes from Nitrososphaerota archaeon. Encoded proteins:
- a CDS encoding 4Fe-4S cluster-binding domain-containing protein codes for the protein MDFDVLENVGSEIKLVDFCETFEGEFPFVGSFITMLRFAHCNLQCSWCDTDFSEAKVSVKLDQILESVTRTRNLMITGGEPGLHSSKIYTIISEILSTSTYVDKITVQTNGLIFKSSLDKRLTKEFDFRDFYYVWSPKFIDVGTTKQSFLYLMTLKEYVNLRHVYIKLVYDPLTKGFLSQFIDKVKELYGYEMLSKTAIMPLTSQEDKFGNYKETIEFCREKNVNFSPRIHMLYDVK
- the speD gene encoding adenosylmethionine decarboxylase; amino-acid sequence: MIGFGPHLMVDGYGSDKQILDSKEKLFDFLHTVPDKIGMTKITEPYVIYYSSDKKLEDRGYSGFVIIAESHISIHTFPEKEYFSLDIFSCKQFDINLALEVVESFFLPKKMEFNITNRGTEFPRDLGRVRNIVEKDRSRYSF
- a CDS encoding AAA family ATPase, which codes for MQNMFKNLQYLKVRLNNIRTFQDKEFEFYKGINLIVGNNGTGKSTLVSSPYIGMYGRVPSSTITLKKLITRGEKRGEIEVILEDTEYNKLQIRREYPNLTEIYLNNTKLSSIDEVFDSEVMKLIYANLLDKIDFTSYINLDDYYEKMKKVKDLVEKEIASIQSEITSCEFVITNYQNQSIEKQNQRQQYSDELTIIKSTIDELIKSLPINQDEILEKYTQLNYIMSNFIQLKNKFLEEKRQSINLEIMKNRQEIGNIQNQYNIEVQELQNYYSNLLNEIQNKYNLEIASLQGNISNIDTQLTKLQNLHSLPNSTCPVCNSKVDKVHLEKEMNNLITEKNKVISEIKRLEKERDDEIALKRNEYLDKVEQIKSKYLPSFEKLNHIIDTLTSQLNTISITNDDVAISYGYSSYSQLINKYNIVKKQVTDIDNLRKYQQKLDYYTKFIESLDNEILKLQKDIQNITKKKKQLENKLTEKLITKDILDRLLDKKKIRQFVLSRIVDKINTLSSVITDLPIKLTAYVDDEKVGIIFKNSYGSEVQFEELSSGEKVVGIIISLFIYRKLLESLNCVVPKIIIFDELLDRLDYNNVYNVLYFLSKLDDHIILIVTHREDIIQLSEEIEMNVIRLN